In a genomic window of Infirmifilum sp. NZ:
- a CDS encoding DUF58 domain-containing protein — MNPAVPVCTKLKRARVQGRVIASGVLAGDSPMRVKGLGLEYEDLRQYVYGDDSRYIDWRASARTGLERLYVKEFRAERESRLLWLVDLTASMGFKDKLESLVLVLTLHAEASARLRDRVSAVVVSDRVETYEYTSSRLLLERLLRQACRGARGGLSLGEALRAASSFGRGAYWAVYTDLSNKPEEYARLLEASRALGRGALYFLFTREADVSRIAETALVAAADRESGSTGMVELAEAARQARRHIARVRAAVGRRAVELGSYEHAVERAPYVVEAYLRLRQGL; from the coding sequence GTGAACCCCGCGGTTCCAGTCTGCACAAAGCTTAAGAGGGCCAGGGTTCAGGGCAGGGTTATTGCCAGCGGCGTCCTGGCCGGGGACAGCCCGATGAGGGTGAAGGGGCTTGGGCTGGAGTACGAGGACCTGCGGCAGTACGTCTATGGGGACGACTCGAGGTACATTGACTGGAGGGCTTCAGCGAGGACTGGGCTTGAGAGGCTGTACGTGAAGGAGTTCCGCGCTGAGAGGGAGTCTAGGCTGCTCTGGCTCGTCGACTTGACGGCCTCGATGGGCTTCAAGGACAAGCTTGAGAGCCTAGTGCTCGTACTAACGCTGCACGCCGAGGCTTCGGCCAGGCTCCGCGACAGGGTGTCGGCGGTCGTGGTCAGCGACAGGGTGGAGACGTACGAGTACACGTCCAGCAGGCTTTTGCTCGAGCGGCTCCTGAGGCAGGCCTGCAGGGGGGCTAGGGGCGGGCTGAGCCTTGGGGAAGCGCTGAGGGCTGCGTCGTCGTTCGGGAGGGGGGCCTACTGGGCGGTGTACACAGACCTCTCGAACAAGCCTGAGGAGTACGCTAGGCTCCTCGAGGCGTCAAGGGCGCTAGGCCGTGGCGCGCTCTACTTCCTGTTCACTAGGGAGGCCGATGTCTCGAGGATCGCGGAAACCGCGCTCGTCGCAGCGGCCGACAGGGAGTCCGGATCCACGGGCATGGTGGAGCTCGCGGAGGCGGCCCGCCAGGCCAGGAGGCACATCGCCAGGGTGAGGGCGGCAGTCGGGAGGAGAGCGGTCGAGCTGGGCTCCTACGAGCACGCCGTCGAGCGGGCACCCTACGTGGTCGAAGCGTACCTCAGGCTCAGGCAGGGGCTCTAG
- a CDS encoding vWA domain-containing protein, translating into MLAGFGFENPELLLAAPLAAAPLLLYRRAARFRALLERYADVRVTRLFGVTAALKLALPLLLLLASASPYVVLTRRVEVGLGEAALLGSKPVQHVLVVDVSRSMSYALGIGTRLDAVKGMLREYLLSLSSNDTVVVATFSARVRVVCSGKPAECLPVVEGLRANESYTAVGDALAFSLSLADASYASAAILLFTDGASNYGVDPLSLASRVPPGKYTGAVISVPHNPSMLELARRLGWRYYTLDDFTASSAGELASRVQSEARYDALKARGQAFVEESFRDYTPTYALILLAVAVALAVLFEGA; encoded by the coding sequence GTGCTCGCGGGCTTCGGCTTCGAGAACCCAGAGCTGCTCCTCGCGGCCCCGCTGGCCGCGGCTCCGCTACTCCTCTACCGCAGAGCTGCGAGGTTCAGGGCGCTGCTCGAGAGGTACGCGGACGTCAGGGTCACGCGCCTATTCGGGGTCACCGCCGCTCTAAAGCTGGCCCTGCCGCTCCTCCTGCTCTTGGCGTCGGCGTCGCCCTACGTGGTGTTGACGAGGAGGGTCGAGGTGGGCCTCGGCGAGGCCGCGCTCCTGGGCTCTAAGCCTGTGCAGCACGTGCTGGTGGTGGACGTATCGAGGAGCATGTCATACGCGCTCGGAATCGGGACCAGGCTGGACGCGGTGAAGGGGATGCTGAGGGAGTACCTGCTGAGCCTCAGTAGTAACGACACCGTCGTCGTGGCGACGTTCTCCGCAAGGGTCAGGGTGGTCTGCTCCGGGAAGCCGGCCGAGTGCCTGCCGGTCGTGGAGGGCCTGAGGGCCAACGAGAGCTACACCGCTGTGGGCGACGCCCTGGCCTTCTCCCTCTCACTCGCCGACGCGTCCTACGCGTCTGCAGCAATCCTACTCTTCACCGACGGCGCCAGCAACTACGGGGTGGACCCGCTCTCACTCGCCTCGAGGGTCCCGCCGGGGAAGTACACTGGCGCGGTGATCTCGGTCCCGCACAACCCATCCATGCTCGAGCTGGCCAGGAGGCTCGGCTGGAGGTACTACACGCTCGACGATTTCACAGCGTCAAGTGCCGGGGAGCTCGCTAGCAGGGTGCAGAGCGAGGCGAGGTACGACGCCTTGAAGGCGAGGGGGCAGGCCTTCGTGGAGGAGAGCTTCAGGGACTACACACCCACCTACGCGCTGATCCTCCTAGCCGTAGCGGTCGCCCTGGCGGTGCTGTTCGAGGGTGCCTGA
- a CDS encoding cation-translocating P-type ATPase gives MKPLLPEQVLATLGSSPAGLSWEEAKRRLSQYGPNLLLAERRRWRSLKRFLKHLTDPLSLLLIIAAILSFIIGSSQLGFAILALTLLNSLLNTLQEWRAEKALEKLKAWVPAYAKVLRDGEPALVHVSEIVPGDVILVEEGDRVPADAVLLEAHDLWVSNIPLTGEAAPQPKYVDGLEEEYSSYLEMPNVILAGTTVVRGSGKAVVFATGPRTMFGDIVKLAEEVEEEESPLEREIASLARYTFAVAMVVGLAFFAASLLLLHQPVYDSMLFMIGVMTSLVPEGLQITVSMALALAVLDMARRNVLVKRLSAVQTLGSVTVIGTDKTGTITKGEMVVSRVWVYDRDYEVTGNGYEPVGEFLLNGSRADRSDSALQKLLEAAALSSNSHLQPPQREGEPWRVIGDPTDGAIIVAALKYGVDRDMLLEEYKLKYRKPLDPVKKTMYSVYEKGGATYLFLKGAPRGVLNSSTHILVDGGVRPLDGPLKARVEEKIREYGEAGLRVIGVAFGSNTEEDSNLVFLGLIGIADPLRPEVPEFVAKAKRGGIKIVILTGDYGPTAMSIAVKAGIVGENARVIRGVDLESMSEEELARILREEEVVFSRLTPEQKLRVLRVLKKNGEVVAMIGDGVNDAPSLKEADVGVAMGVTGTDVAREVADVILLDDSFASIVKGIEAGRAIFDNIKKFVTYVFAHNWAELLPFLAFITARIPLPLTVTQVLAIDLGIDVLPSVALSREPPEEGVMEEPPRSKTERLFDKRVLLRSLAVGLVAATLALQGCLQAWRQGGWSPRLSLDPESPVYLKGVTMTFAGIVLAQMGNLVASRKRKGFPLEPGLLKDRWILLSLLAQLLVLVAIVYAPPLQLVFQTYPLGLQDWLNLAYIPAAVIAVNYALRKAGL, from the coding sequence TTGAAGCCACTGCTACCAGAGCAAGTCCTTGCCACGCTGGGCTCCTCCCCAGCTGGGCTCTCCTGGGAGGAAGCCAAGAGGAGGCTCTCGCAGTACGGCCCAAACCTGCTCCTCGCGGAGAGGAGGAGGTGGAGGAGCCTTAAAAGGTTCCTTAAGCACTTAACGGACCCTCTCTCCCTGCTCCTCATAATCGCGGCTATCTTATCCTTCATAATAGGCTCATCCCAGCTCGGCTTCGCCATCCTCGCGCTAACTCTGCTCAACTCCCTCCTCAACACGCTCCAGGAGTGGCGCGCCGAGAAGGCCCTCGAGAAGCTCAAAGCCTGGGTGCCCGCCTACGCGAAGGTCCTCAGGGACGGGGAGCCAGCACTAGTGCACGTCAGCGAGATTGTGCCGGGCGACGTGATACTGGTCGAGGAGGGGGACCGCGTGCCGGCGGACGCGGTCCTGCTGGAGGCCCACGACCTCTGGGTGAGCAACATACCCCTCACGGGCGAGGCTGCGCCCCAGCCGAAGTACGTCGACGGCCTGGAGGAGGAGTACTCGTCCTACCTCGAGATGCCCAACGTGATACTGGCAGGGACAACCGTGGTCAGGGGTAGCGGGAAGGCCGTGGTCTTCGCCACGGGACCCAGGACGATGTTCGGCGACATCGTCAAGCTCGCGGAGGAGGTCGAGGAGGAGGAAAGCCCCCTCGAGCGCGAGATCGCGTCCCTTGCGAGGTACACCTTCGCGGTGGCGATGGTTGTCGGCCTTGCCTTCTTCGCGGCGAGCCTCTTGCTCCTGCACCAGCCCGTCTACGACAGCATGCTCTTCATGATCGGCGTCATGACCTCCCTGGTCCCCGAGGGCCTGCAGATCACGGTGTCGATGGCCCTCGCGCTCGCGGTTCTCGACATGGCCCGGAGGAACGTCCTCGTGAAGAGGCTCTCGGCGGTCCAAACCCTGGGCAGCGTGACGGTTATCGGGACGGACAAGACGGGGACGATAACCAAGGGGGAGATGGTCGTCTCCAGGGTTTGGGTCTACGACAGGGACTACGAGGTCACCGGCAACGGGTACGAGCCCGTAGGGGAGTTCCTCCTAAACGGCTCAAGGGCCGACAGGAGCGACTCCGCGCTCCAGAAGCTCCTCGAGGCAGCCGCCCTCTCCTCCAACTCCCACCTCCAGCCTCCGCAGAGGGAGGGTGAGCCCTGGCGCGTGATAGGCGACCCGACCGACGGGGCGATAATTGTCGCGGCGCTGAAGTACGGGGTCGACAGGGACATGCTCCTGGAAGAGTACAAGCTGAAGTACCGGAAGCCGCTGGACCCCGTCAAGAAGACGATGTACAGCGTGTACGAGAAAGGAGGCGCAACATACCTGTTCCTCAAGGGGGCACCCAGGGGGGTCCTGAACTCCTCAACGCACATCCTCGTGGACGGAGGGGTCAGGCCCCTCGACGGGCCGCTGAAGGCCAGGGTTGAGGAGAAGATACGCGAGTACGGGGAAGCTGGCTTGCGCGTTATAGGCGTGGCTTTCGGCTCGAACACGGAGGAGGACTCGAACCTCGTGTTCCTGGGGCTCATAGGCATAGCAGACCCCCTGAGGCCCGAGGTCCCCGAGTTCGTCGCTAAGGCCAAGAGGGGAGGGATCAAGATAGTGATACTGACCGGCGACTACGGCCCCACGGCTATGTCCATCGCGGTGAAGGCTGGCATCGTGGGGGAGAACGCCCGGGTGATCAGGGGCGTCGACCTTGAGAGCATGAGCGAAGAGGAGCTGGCGAGGATACTGCGGGAGGAGGAGGTCGTGTTCTCGCGCCTCACGCCGGAGCAGAAGCTCAGGGTGCTGAGGGTGTTGAAGAAGAACGGCGAGGTGGTGGCTATGATAGGCGACGGCGTCAACGACGCGCCCTCGCTCAAGGAGGCCGACGTGGGCGTCGCGATGGGCGTCACCGGTACAGACGTGGCCAGGGAGGTCGCGGACGTCATCCTGCTGGACGACAGCTTCGCCTCGATCGTGAAAGGCATCGAGGCCGGGAGAGCGATATTCGACAACATAAAGAAGTTCGTAACCTACGTCTTCGCCCACAACTGGGCAGAGCTCCTCCCATTCCTGGCCTTCATAACAGCCAGGATACCCCTCCCCCTCACCGTCACCCAGGTGCTCGCCATAGACCTCGGCATCGACGTCCTCCCATCCGTCGCCCTGAGCAGGGAGCCGCCCGAGGAGGGCGTAATGGAGGAGCCGCCGCGGAGCAAGACCGAGAGGCTTTTCGACAAGAGAGTGCTCCTCAGGTCCCTAGCGGTCGGGCTCGTCGCGGCAACGCTCGCGCTCCAAGGTTGCCTCCAGGCCTGGCGGCAGGGAGGCTGGTCGCCGCGCCTCAGCCTGGACCCGGAGAGCCCCGTGTACCTCAAAGGCGTGACGATGACCTTCGCCGGGATCGTGCTCGCCCAGATGGGCAACCTCGTCGCCTCGAGGAAGAGGAAGGGCTTCCCCCTCGAGCCGGGCCTCCTCAAGGACAGGTGGATCCTCCTCAGCCTCCTGGCCCAGCTCCTCGTGCTGGTCGCGATAGTCTACGCCCCTCCCCTCCAGCTCGTATTCCAGACCTACCCCCTGGGGCTACAGGACTGGCTGAACCTGGCCTACATACCGGCCGCGGTCATCGCGGTAAACTACGCCCTCAGGAAGGCTGGCCTCTAG
- a CDS encoding magnesium-dependent phosphatase-1: MKVLILDLDRTLWSHHDVTTTVPPYRRVSEDAVVDSRGDVIRLNPCAKDLLELAKSMGVKLAVASWNSPDKALQALEALGLSGWFDVVVVEPHPNKDRMIRKILKALRLAPQDAVFVDDNPAICDLVKRSLPEVNVLNIGADVESLCEVKTLLERNQQ, translated from the coding sequence GTGAAAGTCCTCATACTCGACCTCGACAGGACGCTTTGGAGCCACCACGACGTGACCACAACCGTTCCCCCGTACAGGAGGGTCTCGGAGGACGCGGTCGTCGACTCCCGGGGCGACGTGATCAGGCTCAACCCCTGCGCCAAGGACCTACTCGAGCTCGCCAAGTCGATGGGGGTGAAGCTGGCGGTCGCCAGCTGGAACAGCCCCGACAAAGCGCTCCAGGCTCTTGAGGCGCTCGGCTTGAGCGGGTGGTTCGACGTCGTGGTGGTGGAGCCGCACCCCAACAAAGACCGGATGATCCGGAAGATACTGAAGGCGCTCAGGCTGGCCCCACAGGACGCCGTCTTCGTCGACGACAACCCGGCGATCTGCGACCTCGTGAAGAGGAGCCTCCCCGAGGTGAACGTCCTGAACATCGGCGCTGACGTGGAGAGCCTCTGCGAGGTGAAAACGCTCCTCGAGCGAAATCAACAATAG
- a CDS encoding vWA domain-containing protein — MLELENPLVFLLIPALLAYVTYTHRGYWRRAHRFYSVSNPLFRVLEVKPRSSSRRLSLALKLASVTLLALALASPALVENVKVARTVDITGTEVYRLAKPAVVILLDVSGSMGEQIPGGVKIEVAKAAIARFIDSLPQNLSVGLVAFDHAVELAVPVTSNRTAVKAELSKLSPMGGTMFTYPLYTALNALQPYRVFNASCAAVLVTDGLPADRGLYDDLLRQFASLRIPVYTVYVGPGGDEGEAELRRISGLTGGKGYTAWESEALSQVLAKLAGEISRLSVQYTGKAVVEEDVVVRTPLRGYLLAAALVLYVAHSYLRHRLVKLSF, encoded by the coding sequence GTGCTCGAGCTAGAGAACCCCCTCGTCTTCCTCCTCATCCCCGCGCTGCTCGCTTACGTCACCTACACGCACCGCGGATACTGGCGTAGAGCGCACAGGTTCTACTCCGTCTCCAACCCCCTCTTCAGGGTGCTTGAAGTGAAGCCCCGAAGTAGCTCTAGGCGCCTATCGCTTGCGCTAAAGCTGGCCTCGGTGACGCTCCTCGCTCTGGCCCTCGCGTCTCCCGCGCTCGTTGAGAACGTTAAGGTCGCCAGGACAGTCGACATCACGGGGACGGAGGTCTACAGGCTGGCGAAGCCAGCGGTGGTCATCCTGCTCGACGTCTCGGGCAGCATGGGGGAGCAGATACCAGGCGGCGTCAAGATCGAGGTCGCGAAAGCCGCCATAGCCCGCTTCATAGACTCGCTCCCGCAGAACCTCAGCGTGGGGCTCGTGGCGTTCGACCACGCCGTCGAGCTAGCGGTCCCGGTCACCTCGAACAGGACAGCCGTCAAGGCCGAGCTTTCTAAGCTGAGCCCCATGGGCGGAACGATGTTCACCTACCCTCTTTACACAGCCCTAAACGCCCTGCAACCCTACAGGGTTTTCAACGCCTCATGCGCCGCGGTGCTCGTGACGGACGGGCTCCCGGCCGACAGGGGGCTGTACGACGACCTCCTCCGGCAGTTCGCGAGCCTCAGGATACCCGTCTACACCGTCTACGTGGGGCCGGGCGGCGACGAGGGCGAGGCGGAGCTGAGGAGGATATCTGGCCTCACGGGGGGCAAGGGCTACACCGCGTGGGAGTCCGAGGCGCTGAGCCAAGTCTTGGCGAAGCTGGCTGGGGAGATCTCGCGGCTCAGCGTGCAGTACACTGGAAAGGCTGTGGTGGAGGAGGACGTCGTAGTGCGAACACCCCTGCGCGGCTACCTCCTCGCCGCGGCGCTCGTCCTCTACGTGGCCCACAGCTACTTGAGGCACAGGCTCGTGAAGCTCTCCTTCTAG
- a CDS encoding rhomboid family intramembrane serine protease yields MGIAYPRYEELESRRPLATIALVAINTLVYLATSVGNGFLAVEDQWVQSLAFVPAFIMKPSQLYRVFTSMFLHANLAHIFFNMLYLYAFGRQVEAALGSKRYLALYFLSGVFATVFHTAYIPIEGASSAFVPALGASGAISGVLGAYLLLFPGTRLTMCFFYFFIPLCFTTRAAAYIIFWFATQILQGYLGASLGVAVFAHAGGFIGGIALLPLVVNRERLGLLRVYASMRRFFYNVFFVKPGLGGAAKAIIVLLIALTAAGAVYSAYAGASAGGVNKILDFSVMECTSACTGVYDNESVIVQLNGGKLDYSPISTDSVRVVFNRLNAAGLVYSKAYQGQSVTVKLATTRSVQGIPVKISINGSLTFDKYGLLDSGAGTVTTEVLRCDPLTGACTKGQVLTYSFLVTTSASMEGFEGIPISQLALLSLLGSLASIAVVWQAEKYEILGEAAFP; encoded by the coding sequence ATGGGTATCGCTTACCCCAGGTACGAGGAGCTTGAGAGCCGCAGGCCTTTGGCCACGATAGCGCTCGTCGCCATCAACACGCTCGTTTACCTCGCGACATCTGTGGGCAACGGGTTCCTCGCCGTGGAGGACCAGTGGGTTCAGTCGCTCGCCTTTGTCCCCGCCTTCATCATGAAGCCCAGCCAGCTCTACAGGGTTTTCACCAGCATGTTCCTTCACGCGAACCTGGCGCACATATTCTTCAACATGCTGTACCTGTACGCCTTCGGGAGGCAGGTCGAGGCTGCTCTGGGATCCAAGCGCTACCTGGCGCTCTACTTTCTCAGCGGCGTCTTCGCCACGGTTTTCCACACCGCGTACATACCCATCGAGGGGGCCTCCTCCGCCTTCGTCCCCGCGCTCGGGGCCAGCGGGGCAATAAGCGGCGTTTTGGGCGCGTACCTGCTCCTCTTCCCAGGCACGAGGCTCACCATGTGCTTCTTCTACTTCTTCATACCCCTGTGCTTTACCACCCGCGCCGCAGCGTACATAATATTCTGGTTCGCCACCCAGATCCTTCAGGGCTACCTGGGCGCGAGCCTCGGCGTCGCGGTGTTCGCCCACGCGGGCGGCTTCATAGGGGGCATCGCCCTACTCCCGCTCGTCGTAAATCGCGAGAGGCTGGGCTTGCTCAGAGTCTACGCGTCCATGAGGCGCTTCTTCTACAACGTCTTCTTCGTCAAGCCAGGGCTCGGCGGAGCCGCTAAGGCCATCATTGTGCTCCTCATCGCCCTCACGGCGGCCGGAGCCGTCTACTCGGCTTACGCTGGGGCCTCGGCCGGCGGTGTCAACAAGATCCTGGACTTCAGCGTGATGGAGTGCACCTCGGCCTGCACGGGCGTCTACGACAACGAGAGCGTCATCGTGCAACTGAACGGCGGGAAGCTGGACTACAGCCCCATCTCAACAGATAGCGTCAGAGTCGTCTTCAACAGGCTGAACGCTGCGGGCCTCGTGTACAGCAAGGCGTACCAGGGGCAGAGCGTGACGGTGAAGCTCGCCACCACCAGGAGCGTCCAGGGGATACCCGTTAAGATAAGCATCAACGGCTCCCTCACGTTCGACAAGTACGGCTTGCTTGATTCAGGGGCCGGGACCGTGACAACGGAGGTCCTGCGCTGCGACCCTCTCACGGGCGCGTGCACCAAGGGCCAGGTTTTGACCTACAGCTTCCTTGTCACGACCTCTGCGAGCATGGAGGGCTTCGAAGGAATACCTATCTCCCAGCTAGCGCTCCTATCCCTGCTCGGATCCCTCGCATCGATCGCCGTCGTCTGGCAGGCGGAGAAGTACGAGATCCTGGGAGAGGCTGCATTTCCTTAA
- a CDS encoding threonine synthase, producing the protein MGCALKCPKCGREYELGARVWRCECGSPLQVLCDPFQFKPAVGVRGMWRYRASLPLVEGAEPVTLGEGGTPVVRLDVSGVRLHLKLEYLNPTGSFKDRGSSLALTNLKASGVTEVVEDSSGNAGASISAYSAAAGVRCRVYTPASAPQGKKLQVRLYGANLIEVPGDRGEAARRALGELAGAFYASHLWSPFFPEANATIAYEFYEEVGVPNAVVAPVGSGGLILGIHLGFRRLSENGYADAAPRLYGVQSATNPVLYEALYGRRYEKPELEVVAEGVMVREPPRLEEVVESIRGSGGGVVVVGKEEVAEGLRFLAKRGLLVEPTSATVIPAVVRLVEEGLVDRGESILAPLTGSGLKALDRVESLLREAVGKP; encoded by the coding sequence GTGGGCTGCGCGCTCAAGTGCCCCAAGTGCGGCCGCGAGTACGAGCTAGGGGCCCGGGTCTGGAGGTGCGAGTGCGGGTCACCGCTCCAGGTCCTCTGCGATCCCTTCCAGTTCAAGCCCGCGGTGGGCGTGAGGGGCATGTGGAGGTACAGGGCCTCGCTGCCCTTGGTGGAGGGGGCTGAGCCGGTCACGCTCGGCGAGGGGGGCACGCCTGTCGTGAGGCTGGACGTTTCGGGCGTGAGGCTCCACCTCAAGCTCGAGTACCTCAACCCCACGGGCTCGTTCAAGGACAGGGGCTCCAGCCTGGCCCTGACCAACCTCAAAGCCTCAGGCGTCACCGAGGTAGTCGAGGACAGCTCGGGTAACGCGGGCGCCTCGATCTCCGCCTACTCCGCGGCAGCGGGTGTTAGGTGCAGGGTCTACACGCCAGCGTCGGCACCCCAAGGCAAGAAGCTCCAGGTGAGGCTCTACGGGGCCAACTTAATAGAGGTCCCCGGGGACCGCGGTGAGGCCGCGAGGCGCGCGCTGGGCGAGCTCGCTGGGGCGTTCTACGCGAGCCACCTCTGGAGCCCCTTCTTCCCAGAGGCGAACGCCACGATAGCCTACGAGTTCTACGAGGAGGTAGGCGTACCCAACGCGGTCGTCGCCCCCGTGGGCAGCGGCGGGCTCATCCTGGGGATACACCTCGGCTTCAGGCGGCTGAGCGAGAACGGCTACGCCGACGCGGCGCCTAGGCTCTACGGGGTGCAGTCGGCCACGAACCCCGTGCTCTACGAGGCCCTGTACGGCAGGAGGTACGAGAAACCCGAGCTCGAGGTCGTGGCCGAGGGGGTGATGGTCCGGGAGCCTCCCCGGCTAGAGGAGGTCGTCGAGAGCATAAGGGGGAGCGGTGGGGGAGTCGTCGTGGTCGGCAAGGAGGAGGTGGCTGAGGGCCTCAGATTCTTAGCTAAGCGCGGCTTGCTCGTGGAGCCGACGAGCGCGACCGTCATCCCAGCAGTGGTGAGGCTCGTAGAGGAAGGCCTAGTAGACAGGGGGGAGAGCATCCTAGCCCCGCTCACGGGCTCCGGCCTCAAGGCCCTCGACAGGGTCGAGAGCCTCCTGAGGGAAGCGGTGGGGAAGCCGTAG
- a CDS encoding antitoxin VapB family protein translates to MTVKTITISLEAYEALLREKKPGESFSDVILRLVKSSGDIMELAGRWSDISDEALEAFLRNVRERWREWRSTR, encoded by the coding sequence GTGACGGTGAAGACCATAACGATATCGCTGGAGGCTTACGAAGCCCTGCTGCGGGAGAAGAAACCGGGGGAGAGCTTTTCGGATGTGATACTCAGGCTTGTGAAGAGTAGCGGCGATATAATGGAGCTTGCAGGCCGCTGGAGTGATATCAGCGATGAGGCCCTTGAAGCCTTCCTTAGGAACGTTAGGGAAAGGTGGAGAGAGTGGAGAAGTACGCGCTAG
- a CDS encoding type II toxin-antitoxin system VapC family toxin, whose amino-acid sequence MEKYALDTDFLVEFLRGRSPAVTLMAKLRESGYLATTVINAFELYWGAYKFNGKRAEDVRKLLRRMVVLNMDERIAEKAGEEIAYLEQMGLPVDVRDLFTGVISREHGYAIITGNEEHFKRIRGLRVINWRSLEPDARP is encoded by the coding sequence GTGGAGAAGTACGCGCTAGACACTGATTTCTTAGTGGAGTTCCTGAGGGGTCGTAGCCCCGCAGTCACGCTGATGGCCAAGCTGAGGGAATCAGGCTACCTGGCTACCACCGTGATCAACGCTTTTGAGCTCTACTGGGGTGCTTATAAGTTCAATGGTAAACGGGCGGAAGACGTCAGAAAACTCCTTAGACGGATGGTGGTACTAAACATGGATGAGAGAATAGCTGAGAAAGCTGGGGAGGAAATAGCATACCTGGAGCAAATGGGTCTGCCTGTAGACGTAAGGGATCTTTTCACTGGCGTGATCTCAAGGGAGCACGGCTACGCGATCATTACGGGCAATGAGGAACACTTCAAAAGGATACGAGGGTTGAGGGTTATAAACTGGAGGAGCCTCGAGCCCGATGCGCGCCCATAG
- a CDS encoding AAA family ATPase — protein sequence MEQADFIRDARRLVEVLDRVVVGYSVEKRVVLASLLANGHVLLEGPPGIAKTTLAKALARAFGLLDSRVSIGGVEYRGFSRIQFTPDLLPSDVTGSLVYNPVTREFEPRLGPIFAYIVLVDEVNRATPRTQSALLEAMQERQVTIGGRTYPLEDRKAGKFFAVLATQNPVEQEGTYPLPEAQLDRFITRVVFPYPRALEEEKSILRLHAQRLSEPLEDLESILDPKWLHAAQSFVAEQVAVQDDVLDYVSQLVRFTRPEVSATAREFFELGASPRAGIALLRVAKAWAMLEGRTVATRRDVDAVAFPVLNHRVIPKLDRVIEAEEAVGRYSARYEATRRGLEEIMKSIRAL from the coding sequence ATGGAGCAGGCCGACTTCATCCGCGACGCTAGGCGGCTTGTAGAGGTGCTCGACAGGGTTGTGGTTGGCTACAGCGTTGAGAAGAGGGTTGTCCTCGCCAGCCTGCTGGCCAACGGCCACGTCCTCCTCGAGGGCCCTCCCGGCATCGCGAAGACCACGCTTGCGAAGGCGCTTGCAAGGGCGTTCGGGCTCCTCGACAGCAGGGTCAGCATCGGGGGAGTGGAGTACAGGGGCTTCTCTAGGATACAGTTCACCCCGGACCTCCTCCCGTCGGACGTCACCGGGAGCCTCGTCTACAACCCGGTTACACGCGAGTTCGAGCCCCGACTGGGCCCCATATTCGCGTACATAGTGCTGGTGGACGAGGTCAACCGCGCGACGCCTAGAACCCAGAGCGCGCTCCTGGAGGCGATGCAGGAGAGGCAGGTCACGATCGGCGGCAGAACCTACCCCCTTGAGGACAGGAAAGCGGGCAAGTTCTTCGCCGTCCTGGCGACCCAGAACCCGGTTGAGCAGGAGGGCACGTACCCCCTGCCGGAGGCCCAGCTCGACAGGTTCATCACCCGCGTGGTCTTCCCCTACCCGAGGGCGCTCGAGGAGGAGAAGAGCATCCTGAGGCTTCACGCGCAGAGACTCTCAGAGCCCCTGGAGGACCTCGAGTCGATCCTCGACCCCAAGTGGCTCCACGCGGCTCAGAGCTTCGTGGCGGAGCAGGTGGCGGTGCAGGACGACGTGCTCGACTACGTCTCGCAGCTGGTCCGCTTCACGAGGCCGGAGGTCAGCGCCACCGCGAGGGAGTTCTTCGAGCTCGGCGCGAGCCCCAGGGCGGGAATAGCGCTGCTGCGCGTGGCTAAGGCGTGGGCTATGCTTGAGGGGAGGACCGTCGCCACGAGGAGGGACGTCGATGCCGTGGCGTTCCCCGTCCTGAACCACAGGGTAATACCGAAGCTCGACAGGGTTATCGAGGCCGAAGAGGCCGTGGGCCGCTACAGCGCGAGGTACGAGGCCACACGGCGGGGGCTGGAGGAGATCATGAAGAGCATCCGCGCGCTGTGA